The following coding sequences are from one Ctenopharyngodon idella isolate HZGC_01 chromosome 17, HZGC01, whole genome shotgun sequence window:
- the itsn2b gene encoding intersectin-2b isoform X1: MNGGRSIWAITPEERDKHDQKFDTLSPVQGFVTAEKARNFFIQSGLPQSVLAEIWTLADMNKDGRMDRLEFSIAMKLIKMKLQGQNLPTALPIIMKQPPVPAPTMPATPLGMGTMPNVPMMPNMPILTPIPMTTMSPMPGMTPMMGTGLSVPVIPNISTPALPNGPIAILHPTPIPLTSTLPLSSSFSSSPLGFSATPMNKTSSLLDLGSSSSNSSPSTSLASNSPKGGPSDWAVPQASRLKYRQQFNSLDKQMIGYLTGPQVRTVMATTLLTQTQLAAIWNLADVDKDGKLKADEFILAMHLVDMAKMGQPLPMALSTDLVPPSLRGKIGDSVNGTTPSIYASLAEDLYESEPPQKSRNNLTFEDKFKKNMEIGNAELEKRRQALLEQQRREEERRAQKAREEQERREREARELELKRKREEELRLERQRELERQREEERLKELERKEAAKKELERQRQIEWERRRKQELQNQKSEEQEEIIKLRAKKRSLEMELEAVGNKQKQISDKLRDAQGKKRIHKNELEMINQKRDSCITEINILQKQLEEFKRKLGQSTTEQQKLNDRLHSLSLNNLPTATVKTLQRNMEEKDLTCRKLKEQLNVVEKETAAKLADMDQYKKEIQDLRESQRMQESALEKLRNIKEEKIRELKKRKQEELEKKRREEEEQKRIKLEKERQWQEKLRRDEEEKQRRMQEEREAKLREEEERERQARLQAAKEQAERERKAREEEERRRREEEEERREQERQRLEEKRRQEEEEDRRRRDEERRKLEEERKKLEEERKKLEELRLEEERKREERKRAEEEQRRKEEERREEERRREREEEERRRHRAQEAAMRDAEERKRLEEERKRKEEDRKRQEEEDMRRREEEQKKQDEERKRKQQEEEATAARLRVEEQNKKTTVKSDIVAALLRGLEERKGSKHPLGTQHRRSAALTTFKALYPFTARNDDELSFESDDLIEVDESVEREQGWLYGSRQGKMGWFPESYVEKQAKSEAPLVAKQALKPQVSISVSKLSDGQSGSRLNSAFTPTHATGSASSSHGQVVGNVQAQALCSWTAKTDNHLNFSKDDVITVLEQQENWWLGELSGVKGWFPKTYVTVLSASDTQADSSDASDTADGSNYEEYVALYTYESPEPGDLTFTEGDTILVSEREGEWWRGSIGDRSGVFPSNYVKPKETDTSSLSGKLGMPGKKPEVAQVTTAHTAAGAEQLNLAPGQLILILTKNSSGWWLGELQARGKKRQKGWFPASHVKLLGSNSGKSTPASAAGEKQHKYPGLIYFSLDLSSSLSLFFLPIVGQVTAIYDYTAANEDELSFSKSQIINVLDKSNPDWWKGELNGVTGLIPTNYVKVATSDSDPSQQWCADQTTLDLMSPQEKKRQDYIHELIQTEEKYMEDLQLVLEVFHKPMSESGRLTEAEMNMIFVNWRELIQCSSKMHKALKARKKMGGDNMPVHMIGDTMASELSHMQAYIRFCSCQLNGATLLQQRTDQEPDFKTFLKKIATDYRCKGMPLSSFLLKPMQRITRYPLHIKNILEYTPESHVDYVQLLEALEKAELLCSQVNEGVREKENSERLEWIQSHVQCEGITENLTFNSLTNCLGPRKLLHSGKVFKTKSNKELYAFLFNDFLLFTQAVRQFTSSGTDRLFNPKSNTQYKMYKTPVFLNEVLVKLPSDPSSDEPIFHISHIDRVYTLKTENINERTAWVQKIKTASEEFLEMEKKKREKAYQSRSMKASGIGRLLVTILEATELKSSKPNGKSNPYCEVTMGSQGFTSRTINDTSNPKWNFNCQFHIKDLYQDVLCITIYEREQFSPDDFLGRTEVPVATIKKELENKGPSTRRLLLHEVPTGEVWVRLDLQLFDHKAP; the protein is encoded by the exons ATGAATG GCGGTCGGAGTATTTGGGCTATAACCCCAGAGGAGAGGGACAAACATGATCAGAAGTTTGATACCCTCTCGCCAGTACAGGGCTTTGTTACAG CGGAGAAGGCACGAAACTTCTTCATTCAATCAGGGCTTCCTCAGTCTGTGCTAGCTGAGATATG GACCCTGGCTGATATGAATAAAGATGGTAGAATGGACCGGCTGGAGTTTTCTATAGCCATGAAGCTGATCAAGATGAAACTGCAGGGACAGAATCTTCCTACAGCTCTGCCTATCATCATGAAGCAGCCACCTGTGCCAGCTCCAACCATGCCAGCAACACCTCTCG GAATGGGAACTATGCCAAATGTACCCATGATGCCCAACATGCCCATTCTGACCCCTATACCAATGACCACCATGAGCCCTATGCCGGGCATGACTCCCATGATGGGCACAGGTCTGTCGGTGCCAGTGATTCCCAACATCAGCACTCCAGCCCTGCCTAATGGACCTATTGCCATTCTACATCCAACCCCCATCCCTCTCACCTCCA CTCTCCCGCTGTCAAGTTCCTTTTCCTCTTCTCCACTGGGCTTCTCCGCCACTCCAATGAACAAGACCTCATCTTTGCTGGACCTGGGCTCGAGCAG CTCAAACTCCTCCCCCTCCACATCGTTGGCCAGCAACTCTCCTAAGGGCGGCCCCTCTGATTGGGCCGTCCCACAGGCATCACGGCTCAAATACAGGCAGCAGTTTAACAGCCtggataaacaaatgatcggtTATTTAACAG GTCCTCAAGTAAGAACTGTAATGGCTACAACATTGCTTACTCAGACCCAGCTAGCTGCCATCTG GAATCTGGCTGATGTGGATAAGGATGGCAAACTGAAGGCCGATGAGTTTATTCTTGCCATGCATTTGGTAGATATGGCTAAAATGGGACAGCCACTGCCTATGGCACTTTCTACAGACTTGGTGCCCCCATCACTGAG GGGAAAGATAGGTGACTCTGTAAATGGAACCACTCCCTCGATCTATGCAAGTCTGGCTGAGGATCTCTATGAATCTGAGCCTCCACAGAAATCAAGGAACAATT TGACTTTTGAAGATAAGTTTAAGAAAAACATGGAGATAGGAAATGCTGAGTTGGAGAAGCGCCGACAGGCCCTGCTGGAGCAGCAGCGCagggaggaggagaggagagcaCAGAAGGCCAGAGAGGAgcaagagaggagagagagggaggcaCGAGAGCTGGAACTGAAGAGGAAGAGGGAAGAGGAGCTCAGACTGGAGCGACAGAGGGAGctggagagacagagagaggaggagagacTCAAAGAGCTGGAGAGGAAGGAG GCAGCTAAGAAGGAGCTGGAGCGCCAACGGCAGATTGAGTGGGAGAGAAGGAGAAAGCAAGAGCTCCAAAACCAGAAGAGTGAGGAGCAGGAGGAGATCATCAAGCTCCGAGCCAAGAAGAGAAGTCTCGAGATGGAGCTGGAGGCTGTG ggcaaCAAGCAGAAACAAATTTCTGACAAGCTCCGAGATGCTCAAGGCAAAAAGAGAATCCATAAAAACGAGCTGGAAATGATCAACCAGAAAAGAGACTCCTGCATCACTGAAATCAACATTCTGCAGAAACAGTTAGAG GAATTTAAGAGAAAGTTGGGACAGTCGACCACAGAACAGCAAAAACTCAACGACAGACTCCACAGCCTGAGTCTTAACAATCTGCCTA CGGCAACAGTGAAGACTTTACAGAGGAATATGGAAGAGAAGGATCTTACCTGTCGAAAGCTTAAAGAACAGCTTAATGTTGTGGAGAAGGAGACTGCAGCAAAATTAGCAGACATGGATCAGTATAAGAAAGAAATCCAG GATCTCAGAGAGAGCCAGAGGATGCAAGAGTCTGCTTTGGAAAAACTTCGCAACATTAAGGAAGAAAAAATTCGAGAACTAAAGAAACGCAAGCAGGAGGAACTGGAAAAAAAGaggagagaagaggaagagcaaAA ACGCATCAAACTGGAGAAGGAGCGGCAGTGGCAGGAGAAACTGCGTCGTGATGAGGAGGAGAAACAGAGGAGAATGCAGGAGGAGAGAGAGGCCAAACTTCgtgaggaggaggagagggAGAGACAAGCTCGTTTACAGGCTGCTAAAGAACAAGCGGAACGAGAGCGCAAGGCccgggaggaggaggagaggaggcgcagggaggaggaggaagaaagGAGAGAACAAGAGAGGCAGAGACTTGAGGAGAAAAGGAggcaggaggaagaggaggaccGCAGACGGCGAGATGAAGAAAGGAGGAAACTCGAGGAGGAGAGGAAAAAACTAGAGGAAGAAAGGAAAAAACTGGAGGAGTTAAGATTGGAGGAGGAGAGGAAGCGCGAGGAGCGAAAAAGGGCAGAGGAGGAGCAGAGGAGGAAAGAGGAGGAGAGACGAGAAGAGGAGAGAAGAAGGGAGCGTgaagaggaggagaggaggCGACATCGTGCACAAGAGGCTGCCATGAGAGATGCAGAGGAGAGGAAGAGACtagaagaagagagaaagagaaaagaggaAGACCGTAAAAGGCAGGAAGAGGAGGACATGAGGCGTCGAGAGGAGGAGCAAAAGAAACAGGATgaagagaggaagaggaaacAGCAAGAGGAAGAAGCAACAGCTGCAAGGCTGAGAGTCGAAGAACAGAACAAGAAGACCACTGTCAAATCAGACATTGTTGCTGCTCTTCTGCGTGGCCTGGAAGAGAGGAAGg GCAGCAAACATCCTCTTGGCACACAGCACAGAAGATCAGCAGCATTGACGACGTTTAAAGCCCTCTACCCTTTCACTGCTAGAAACGATGATGAGCTCTCCTTCGAAAGCGATGACCTGATTGAG gtGGATGAGAGCGTAGAGCGAGAGCAGGGCTGGCTGTACGGCAGTCGGCAAGGGAAGATGGGCTGGTTCCCTGAGAGCTATGTGGAGAAGCAGGCCAAATCCGAGGCTCCACTCGTGGCCAAACAAGCCCTGAAGCCACAGGTCTCCATTTCTGTCAG CAAACTGAGTGACGGACAGAGTGGATCACGGCTGAACTCCGCTTTCACCCCCACCCATGCCACAGGCTCTGCCTCTTCCAGCCATGGTCAG GTGGTGGGGAATGTGCAAGCTCAGGCTCTGTGCTCTTGGACTGCAAAGACGGACAACCATCTCAACTTCTCCAAAGATGATGTGATCACAGTTCTGGAGCAGCAGGAGAACTGGTGGCTGGGAGAGCTCAGTGGGGTTAAGGGGTGGTTCCCCAAAACCTATGTTACAGTGCTGAGCGCCAGTGATACACAAGCAGA TTCTTCTGATGCTTCCGATACGGCAGATGGATCCAACTATGAAG AATACGTGGCGCTGTACACTTACGAGAGCCCTGAGCCTGGAGACCTGACCTTCACTGAGGGAGACACCATCCTGGTATCCGAGAGAGAAGGGGAGTGGTGGAGAGGCAGCATCGGAGACAGATCAGGAGTCTTCCCCTCTAATTACGTCAAGCCAAAGGAGACtgat aCATCAAGTCTCTCTGGAAAACTTGGAATGCCAGGGAAGAAACCAG aAGTGGCCCAGGTGACCACTGCACACACTGCAGCAGGTGCAGAGCAGTTAAATCTCGCTCCAGGCCAACTCATCCTCATTCTCACCAAGAACTCCTCCGGCTGGTGGCTCGGGGAACTGCAG GCCAGGGGGAAGAAGCGTCAGAAGGGCTGGTTCCCTGCTTCGCATGTCAAGCTCCTGGGCTCAAACAGCGGCAAATCTACACCTGCATCTGCGGCTGGTGAGAAACAGCACAAGTATCCAGGATTGATTTATTTCTCTCTGGATCTCTCCTCATCGCTCTCTCTGTTCTTCCTCCCTATAGTCGGCCAAGTCACTGCCATATACGACTACACCGCAGCGAACGAGGACGAGCTGAGCTTCTCGAAGAGTCAAATTATCAATGTGCTGGACAAAAGCAATCCTGACTGGTGGAAAGGAGAACTCAATGGGGTCACAGGCTTGATTCCTACCAACTATGTGAAAGTGGCCACCTCAGATTCTGACCCCAGTCAGCAGT GGTGTGCTGACCAGACCACTTTGGATTTAATGAGCCCGCAGGAGAAGAAACGACAAGATTACATTCATGAGCTCATTCAAACTGAGGAGAAATACATGGAAGACCTACAGCTGGTCCTAGAG GTCTTCCACAAGCCCATGTCTGAATCAGGCCGTCTCACTGAGGCTGAAATGAACATGATATTTGTCAACTGGAGGGAGCTTATCCAGTGCAGCTCCAAGATGCACAA GGCCCTGAAGGCAAGGAAAAAAATGGGAGGAGACAACATGCCTGTTCACATGATCGGGGACACCATGGCCTCTGAGCTGTCACACATGCAGGCCTATATCCGCTTCTGCAGCTGCCAGCTGAATGGTGCCACGCTGCTGCAACAGAGAACTGATCAGGAGCCAGACTTCAAAACTTTCCTTAAG aaaattGCAACAGACTACCGTTGTAAAGGAATGCCTTTGTCCAGCTTTTTACTCAAACCTATGCAAAGGATCACCCGCTACCCTCTCcatattaaaaat ATCTTGGAATATACTCCAGAGAGTCATGTGGACTATGTGCAGTTGCTAGAGGCTTTGGAGAAGGCAGAGCTGCTGTGCTCTCAGGTGAACGAGGGCGTAAGGGAGAAGGAGAACTCAGAAAGGCTGGAGTGGATCCAATCCCATGTGCAGTGTGAAGGCATCACAGAG AATCTGACCTTCAACTCTCTAACCAACTGCCTGGGTCCTCGTAAATTGCTACACAGCGGGAAGGTGTTTAAGACCAAAAGCAATAAGGAGTTATATGCCTTTTTGTTCAACGACTTTCTGCTGTTTACTCAAGCTGTCAGGCAGTTCACTTCTTCAGGAACAGACAGGCTCTTCAACCCTAAATCCAACACCCAGTACAAGATGTATAAGACG CCTGTGTTCCTAAATGAAGTTCTGGTGAAGCTTCCGTCAGATCCGTCCAGTGATGAGCCCATCTTCCACATTTCCCACATAGATCGCGTGTACACACTGAAGACCGAGAACATTAACGAGAG GACTGCATGGGTTCAGAAGATCAAAACTGCATCAGAAGAATTCCTTGAGATGGAGAAGAAAAAACGGGAAAAAGCCtatcagt CTCGATCAATGAAGGCAAGTGGAATTGGTCGACTGCTTGTCACCATTTTGGAGGCAACGGAGCTAAAATCCTCCAAACCAAATG gaAAGAGTAATCCATACTGTGAAGTGACCATGGGTTCTCAAGGCTTCACTTCTCGAACCATCAATGACACTTCCAACCCCAAGTGGAACTTCAATTGTCAGTTTCATATTAAAGACCTATATCAAGATGTCCTCTGCATTACGATATATGAGCGGGAGCAATTTTCACCAGATG ACTTCTTAGGTCGCACTGAAGTTCCTGTAGCCACTATTAAGAAAGAGCTTGAGAATAAAGGTCCGTCCACCAGGAGGCTGCTGCTTCATGAAGTTCCCACTGGAGAGGTTTGGGTTCGGCTTGACCTGCAGCTGTTTGACCACAAAGCCCCCTAA
- the itsn2b gene encoding intersectin-2b isoform X2: MNGGRSIWAITPEERDKHDQKFDTLSPVQGFVTAEKARNFFIQSGLPQSVLAEIWTLADMNKDGRMDRLEFSIAMKLIKMKLQGQNLPTALPIIMKQPPVPAPTMPATPLGMGTMPNVPMMPNMPILTPIPMTTMSPMPGMTPMMGTGLSVPVIPNISTPALPNGPIAILHPTPIPLTSTLPLSSSFSSSPLGFSATPMNKTSSLLDLGSSSSNSSPSTSLASNSPKGGPSDWAVPQASRLKYRQQFNSLDKQMIGYLTGPQVRTVMATTLLTQTQLAAIWNLADVDKDGKLKADEFILAMHLVDMAKMGQPLPMALSTDLVPPSLRGKIGDSVNGTTPSIYASLAEDLYESEPPQKSRNNLTFEDKFKKNMEIGNAELEKRRQALLEQQRREEERRAQKAREEQERREREARELELKRKREEELRLERQRELERQREEERLKELERKEAAKKELERQRQIEWERRRKQELQNQKSEEQEEIIKLRAKKRSLEMELEAVGNKQKQISDKLRDAQGKKRIHKNELEMINQKRDSCITEINILQKQLEEFKRKLGQSTTEQQKLNDRLHSLSLNNLPTATVKTLQRNMEEKDLTCRKLKEQLNVVEKETAAKLADMDQYKKEIQDLRESQRMQESALEKLRNIKEEKIRELKKRKQEELEKKRREEEEQKRIKLEKERQWQEKLRRDEEEKQRRMQEEREAKLREEEERERQARLQAAKEQAERERKAREEEERRRREEEEERREQERQRLEEKRRQEEEEDRRRRDEERRKLEEERKKLEEERKKLEELRLEEERKREERKRAEEEQRRKEEERREEERRREREEEERRRHRAQEAAMRDAEERKRLEEERKRKEEDRKRQEEEDMRRREEEQKKQDEERKRKQQEEEATAARLRVEEQNKKTTVKSDIVAALLRGLEERKGSKHPLGTQHRRSAALTTFKALYPFTARNDDELSFESDDLIEVDESVEREQGWLYGSRQGKMGWFPESYVEKQAKSEAPLVAKQALKPQVSISVSKLSDGQSGSRLNSAFTPTHATGSASSSHGQVVGNVQAQALCSWTAKTDNHLNFSKDDVITVLEQQENWWLGELSGVKGWFPKTYVTVLSASDTQADSSDASDTADGSNYEEYVALYTYESPEPGDLTFTEGDTILVSEREGEWWRGSIGDRSGVFPSNYVKPKETDTSSLSGKLGMPGKKPEVAQVTTAHTAAGAEQLNLAPGQLILILTKNSSGWWLGELQARGKKRQKGWFPASHVKLLGSNSGKSTPASAAVGQVTAIYDYTAANEDELSFSKSQIINVLDKSNPDWWKGELNGVTGLIPTNYVKVATSDSDPSQQWCADQTTLDLMSPQEKKRQDYIHELIQTEEKYMEDLQLVLEVFHKPMSESGRLTEAEMNMIFVNWRELIQCSSKMHKALKARKKMGGDNMPVHMIGDTMASELSHMQAYIRFCSCQLNGATLLQQRTDQEPDFKTFLKKIATDYRCKGMPLSSFLLKPMQRITRYPLHIKNILEYTPESHVDYVQLLEALEKAELLCSQVNEGVREKENSERLEWIQSHVQCEGITENLTFNSLTNCLGPRKLLHSGKVFKTKSNKELYAFLFNDFLLFTQAVRQFTSSGTDRLFNPKSNTQYKMYKTPVFLNEVLVKLPSDPSSDEPIFHISHIDRVYTLKTENINERTAWVQKIKTASEEFLEMEKKKREKAYQSRSMKASGIGRLLVTILEATELKSSKPNGKSNPYCEVTMGSQGFTSRTINDTSNPKWNFNCQFHIKDLYQDVLCITIYEREQFSPDDFLGRTEVPVATIKKELENKGPSTRRLLLHEVPTGEVWVRLDLQLFDHKAP; this comes from the exons ATGAATG GCGGTCGGAGTATTTGGGCTATAACCCCAGAGGAGAGGGACAAACATGATCAGAAGTTTGATACCCTCTCGCCAGTACAGGGCTTTGTTACAG CGGAGAAGGCACGAAACTTCTTCATTCAATCAGGGCTTCCTCAGTCTGTGCTAGCTGAGATATG GACCCTGGCTGATATGAATAAAGATGGTAGAATGGACCGGCTGGAGTTTTCTATAGCCATGAAGCTGATCAAGATGAAACTGCAGGGACAGAATCTTCCTACAGCTCTGCCTATCATCATGAAGCAGCCACCTGTGCCAGCTCCAACCATGCCAGCAACACCTCTCG GAATGGGAACTATGCCAAATGTACCCATGATGCCCAACATGCCCATTCTGACCCCTATACCAATGACCACCATGAGCCCTATGCCGGGCATGACTCCCATGATGGGCACAGGTCTGTCGGTGCCAGTGATTCCCAACATCAGCACTCCAGCCCTGCCTAATGGACCTATTGCCATTCTACATCCAACCCCCATCCCTCTCACCTCCA CTCTCCCGCTGTCAAGTTCCTTTTCCTCTTCTCCACTGGGCTTCTCCGCCACTCCAATGAACAAGACCTCATCTTTGCTGGACCTGGGCTCGAGCAG CTCAAACTCCTCCCCCTCCACATCGTTGGCCAGCAACTCTCCTAAGGGCGGCCCCTCTGATTGGGCCGTCCCACAGGCATCACGGCTCAAATACAGGCAGCAGTTTAACAGCCtggataaacaaatgatcggtTATTTAACAG GTCCTCAAGTAAGAACTGTAATGGCTACAACATTGCTTACTCAGACCCAGCTAGCTGCCATCTG GAATCTGGCTGATGTGGATAAGGATGGCAAACTGAAGGCCGATGAGTTTATTCTTGCCATGCATTTGGTAGATATGGCTAAAATGGGACAGCCACTGCCTATGGCACTTTCTACAGACTTGGTGCCCCCATCACTGAG GGGAAAGATAGGTGACTCTGTAAATGGAACCACTCCCTCGATCTATGCAAGTCTGGCTGAGGATCTCTATGAATCTGAGCCTCCACAGAAATCAAGGAACAATT TGACTTTTGAAGATAAGTTTAAGAAAAACATGGAGATAGGAAATGCTGAGTTGGAGAAGCGCCGACAGGCCCTGCTGGAGCAGCAGCGCagggaggaggagaggagagcaCAGAAGGCCAGAGAGGAgcaagagaggagagagagggaggcaCGAGAGCTGGAACTGAAGAGGAAGAGGGAAGAGGAGCTCAGACTGGAGCGACAGAGGGAGctggagagacagagagaggaggagagacTCAAAGAGCTGGAGAGGAAGGAG GCAGCTAAGAAGGAGCTGGAGCGCCAACGGCAGATTGAGTGGGAGAGAAGGAGAAAGCAAGAGCTCCAAAACCAGAAGAGTGAGGAGCAGGAGGAGATCATCAAGCTCCGAGCCAAGAAGAGAAGTCTCGAGATGGAGCTGGAGGCTGTG ggcaaCAAGCAGAAACAAATTTCTGACAAGCTCCGAGATGCTCAAGGCAAAAAGAGAATCCATAAAAACGAGCTGGAAATGATCAACCAGAAAAGAGACTCCTGCATCACTGAAATCAACATTCTGCAGAAACAGTTAGAG GAATTTAAGAGAAAGTTGGGACAGTCGACCACAGAACAGCAAAAACTCAACGACAGACTCCACAGCCTGAGTCTTAACAATCTGCCTA CGGCAACAGTGAAGACTTTACAGAGGAATATGGAAGAGAAGGATCTTACCTGTCGAAAGCTTAAAGAACAGCTTAATGTTGTGGAGAAGGAGACTGCAGCAAAATTAGCAGACATGGATCAGTATAAGAAAGAAATCCAG GATCTCAGAGAGAGCCAGAGGATGCAAGAGTCTGCTTTGGAAAAACTTCGCAACATTAAGGAAGAAAAAATTCGAGAACTAAAGAAACGCAAGCAGGAGGAACTGGAAAAAAAGaggagagaagaggaagagcaaAA ACGCATCAAACTGGAGAAGGAGCGGCAGTGGCAGGAGAAACTGCGTCGTGATGAGGAGGAGAAACAGAGGAGAATGCAGGAGGAGAGAGAGGCCAAACTTCgtgaggaggaggagagggAGAGACAAGCTCGTTTACAGGCTGCTAAAGAACAAGCGGAACGAGAGCGCAAGGCccgggaggaggaggagaggaggcgcagggaggaggaggaagaaagGAGAGAACAAGAGAGGCAGAGACTTGAGGAGAAAAGGAggcaggaggaagaggaggaccGCAGACGGCGAGATGAAGAAAGGAGGAAACTCGAGGAGGAGAGGAAAAAACTAGAGGAAGAAAGGAAAAAACTGGAGGAGTTAAGATTGGAGGAGGAGAGGAAGCGCGAGGAGCGAAAAAGGGCAGAGGAGGAGCAGAGGAGGAAAGAGGAGGAGAGACGAGAAGAGGAGAGAAGAAGGGAGCGTgaagaggaggagaggaggCGACATCGTGCACAAGAGGCTGCCATGAGAGATGCAGAGGAGAGGAAGAGACtagaagaagagagaaagagaaaagaggaAGACCGTAAAAGGCAGGAAGAGGAGGACATGAGGCGTCGAGAGGAGGAGCAAAAGAAACAGGATgaagagaggaagaggaaacAGCAAGAGGAAGAAGCAACAGCTGCAAGGCTGAGAGTCGAAGAACAGAACAAGAAGACCACTGTCAAATCAGACATTGTTGCTGCTCTTCTGCGTGGCCTGGAAGAGAGGAAGg GCAGCAAACATCCTCTTGGCACACAGCACAGAAGATCAGCAGCATTGACGACGTTTAAAGCCCTCTACCCTTTCACTGCTAGAAACGATGATGAGCTCTCCTTCGAAAGCGATGACCTGATTGAG gtGGATGAGAGCGTAGAGCGAGAGCAGGGCTGGCTGTACGGCAGTCGGCAAGGGAAGATGGGCTGGTTCCCTGAGAGCTATGTGGAGAAGCAGGCCAAATCCGAGGCTCCACTCGTGGCCAAACAAGCCCTGAAGCCACAGGTCTCCATTTCTGTCAG CAAACTGAGTGACGGACAGAGTGGATCACGGCTGAACTCCGCTTTCACCCCCACCCATGCCACAGGCTCTGCCTCTTCCAGCCATGGTCAG GTGGTGGGGAATGTGCAAGCTCAGGCTCTGTGCTCTTGGACTGCAAAGACGGACAACCATCTCAACTTCTCCAAAGATGATGTGATCACAGTTCTGGAGCAGCAGGAGAACTGGTGGCTGGGAGAGCTCAGTGGGGTTAAGGGGTGGTTCCCCAAAACCTATGTTACAGTGCTGAGCGCCAGTGATACACAAGCAGA TTCTTCTGATGCTTCCGATACGGCAGATGGATCCAACTATGAAG AATACGTGGCGCTGTACACTTACGAGAGCCCTGAGCCTGGAGACCTGACCTTCACTGAGGGAGACACCATCCTGGTATCCGAGAGAGAAGGGGAGTGGTGGAGAGGCAGCATCGGAGACAGATCAGGAGTCTTCCCCTCTAATTACGTCAAGCCAAAGGAGACtgat aCATCAAGTCTCTCTGGAAAACTTGGAATGCCAGGGAAGAAACCAG aAGTGGCCCAGGTGACCACTGCACACACTGCAGCAGGTGCAGAGCAGTTAAATCTCGCTCCAGGCCAACTCATCCTCATTCTCACCAAGAACTCCTCCGGCTGGTGGCTCGGGGAACTGCAG GCCAGGGGGAAGAAGCGTCAGAAGGGCTGGTTCCCTGCTTCGCATGTCAAGCTCCTGGGCTCAAACAGCGGCAAATCTACACCTGCATCTGCGGCTG TCGGCCAAGTCACTGCCATATACGACTACACCGCAGCGAACGAGGACGAGCTGAGCTTCTCGAAGAGTCAAATTATCAATGTGCTGGACAAAAGCAATCCTGACTGGTGGAAAGGAGAACTCAATGGGGTCACAGGCTTGATTCCTACCAACTATGTGAAAGTGGCCACCTCAGATTCTGACCCCAGTCAGCAGT GGTGTGCTGACCAGACCACTTTGGATTTAATGAGCCCGCAGGAGAAGAAACGACAAGATTACATTCATGAGCTCATTCAAACTGAGGAGAAATACATGGAAGACCTACAGCTGGTCCTAGAG GTCTTCCACAAGCCCATGTCTGAATCAGGCCGTCTCACTGAGGCTGAAATGAACATGATATTTGTCAACTGGAGGGAGCTTATCCAGTGCAGCTCCAAGATGCACAA GGCCCTGAAGGCAAGGAAAAAAATGGGAGGAGACAACATGCCTGTTCACATGATCGGGGACACCATGGCCTCTGAGCTGTCACACATGCAGGCCTATATCCGCTTCTGCAGCTGCCAGCTGAATGGTGCCACGCTGCTGCAACAGAGAACTGATCAGGAGCCAGACTTCAAAACTTTCCTTAAG aaaattGCAACAGACTACCGTTGTAAAGGAATGCCTTTGTCCAGCTTTTTACTCAAACCTATGCAAAGGATCACCCGCTACCCTCTCcatattaaaaat ATCTTGGAATATACTCCAGAGAGTCATGTGGACTATGTGCAGTTGCTAGAGGCTTTGGAGAAGGCAGAGCTGCTGTGCTCTCAGGTGAACGAGGGCGTAAGGGAGAAGGAGAACTCAGAAAGGCTGGAGTGGATCCAATCCCATGTGCAGTGTGAAGGCATCACAGAG AATCTGACCTTCAACTCTCTAACCAACTGCCTGGGTCCTCGTAAATTGCTACACAGCGGGAAGGTGTTTAAGACCAAAAGCAATAAGGAGTTATATGCCTTTTTGTTCAACGACTTTCTGCTGTTTACTCAAGCTGTCAGGCAGTTCACTTCTTCAGGAACAGACAGGCTCTTCAACCCTAAATCCAACACCCAGTACAAGATGTATAAGACG CCTGTGTTCCTAAATGAAGTTCTGGTGAAGCTTCCGTCAGATCCGTCCAGTGATGAGCCCATCTTCCACATTTCCCACATAGATCGCGTGTACACACTGAAGACCGAGAACATTAACGAGAG GACTGCATGGGTTCAGAAGATCAAAACTGCATCAGAAGAATTCCTTGAGATGGAGAAGAAAAAACGGGAAAAAGCCtatcagt CTCGATCAATGAAGGCAAGTGGAATTGGTCGACTGCTTGTCACCATTTTGGAGGCAACGGAGCTAAAATCCTCCAAACCAAATG gaAAGAGTAATCCATACTGTGAAGTGACCATGGGTTCTCAAGGCTTCACTTCTCGAACCATCAATGACACTTCCAACCCCAAGTGGAACTTCAATTGTCAGTTTCATATTAAAGACCTATATCAAGATGTCCTCTGCATTACGATATATGAGCGGGAGCAATTTTCACCAGATG ACTTCTTAGGTCGCACTGAAGTTCCTGTAGCCACTATTAAGAAAGAGCTTGAGAATAAAGGTCCGTCCACCAGGAGGCTGCTGCTTCATGAAGTTCCCACTGGAGAGGTTTGGGTTCGGCTTGACCTGCAGCTGTTTGACCACAAAGCCCCCTAA